A stretch of the Anaeromyxobacter sp. genome encodes the following:
- a CDS encoding TIGR00282 family metallophosphoesterase translates to MKVLFLGDVFAKPGRQAVQRLVPRLITTHGLDLVVANAENAVNGSGVTPDAADELLACEVNLLTSGNHIWSKREIVPYLERPGSRLLRPANYPKGAPGRGHGVASTPDGRRLGVINLEGRVFMKDLDDPFQVVLVELEALRREGCTCILVDMHCDATSEKAAMGWFLDGKVSAVVGTHTHVQTADERLLPGGTAFITDVGMCGPMDSIIGMRKEIVLERFTTQRPAAFEPAKRDVWLQGVVLDLDEATGKARSIVRVQERIPD, encoded by the coding sequence GTGAAGGTCCTCTTCCTGGGCGACGTCTTCGCCAAGCCCGGCCGCCAGGCGGTGCAGCGCCTGGTGCCGCGCCTCATCACCACCCACGGGCTCGACCTGGTGGTGGCCAACGCCGAGAACGCGGTCAACGGCTCGGGCGTCACGCCCGACGCCGCCGACGAGCTGCTGGCCTGCGAGGTGAACCTGCTCACCAGCGGCAACCACATCTGGTCGAAGCGCGAGATCGTGCCCTACCTGGAGCGGCCGGGCAGCCGCCTGCTGCGGCCCGCCAACTACCCCAAGGGCGCGCCCGGGCGCGGCCACGGCGTGGCCAGCACCCCGGACGGCCGCAGGCTGGGCGTCATCAACCTGGAGGGCCGGGTCTTCATGAAGGACCTGGACGACCCGTTCCAGGTGGTGCTGGTGGAGCTGGAGGCGCTGCGGCGCGAGGGCTGCACCTGCATCCTGGTGGACATGCACTGCGACGCCACCAGCGAGAAGGCCGCCATGGGCTGGTTCCTCGACGGCAAGGTCTCGGCGGTGGTCGGCACCCACACCCACGTGCAGACCGCCGACGAGCGGCTGCTGCCCGGCGGCACCGCCTTCATCACCGACGTGGGCATGTGCGGGCCGATGGACTCCATCATCGGCATGCGCAAGGAGATCGTGCTGGAGCGCTTCACCACCCAGCGGCCGGCCGCCTTCGAGCCGGCCAAGCGCGACGTCTGGCTGCAGGGGGTGGTGCTGGACCTCGACGAGGCCACCGGCAAGGCCCGCAGCATCGTGCGGGTGCAGGAGCGGATCCCGGACTAG
- a CDS encoding 5-formyltetrahydrofolate cyclo-ligase encodes MTVETKAQKRELRSELIAARARLSQEERLVRSQLVAARLEALPLLAPARLVALYAPLGTEVDSFVVARLLGTRGVRVTYPRTVPGERRLVFCACEPFELARGPLGAAEPPASARVVDLADLDAFLVPGVGFSEDGLRLGRGGGYYDVTLKLAPRAVRVGVAFDLQVRPSLPRDPHDAPLDAVVTESRTLLFPRGDPA; translated from the coding sequence ATGACGGTCGAGACCAAGGCGCAGAAGCGCGAGCTCCGCTCGGAGCTGATCGCGGCGCGGGCCCGGCTCTCGCAGGAGGAGCGGCTGGTCCGATCCCAGCTGGTGGCGGCCCGGCTCGAGGCGCTGCCGCTGCTGGCGCCGGCCCGGCTGGTCGCCCTCTACGCCCCGCTCGGCACCGAGGTGGACTCCTTCGTGGTGGCCCGCCTCCTGGGGACGCGCGGGGTGCGGGTCACCTACCCGCGCACCGTGCCCGGGGAGCGCCGCCTGGTCTTCTGCGCCTGCGAGCCCTTCGAGCTGGCGCGCGGGCCCCTGGGCGCCGCCGAGCCGCCGGCCAGCGCCCGCGTGGTGGACCTGGCCGACCTGGACGCCTTCCTCGTCCCCGGCGTCGGCTTCTCCGAGGACGGCCTCAGGCTGGGCCGCGGCGGCGGCTACTACGACGTGACGCTGAAGCTGGCCCCGCGCGCCGTGCGCGTGGGCGTGGCCTTCGACCTGCAGGTGCGGCCCAGCCTGCCGCGCGACCCACACGACGCGCCGCTCGACGCGGTGGTGACCGAGTCGCGCACCCTCCTCTTTCCCCGCGGTGATCCAGCGTGA
- a CDS encoding tetratricopeptide repeat protein — protein MAHPLALLAALAACALAPAAHAAPPRVRAPAAPVVSGSYDSPLGRVEVRGDGTSFTGRLVAPAGPCRFAAGEEVLKGTLLDDSLAGQVRLCLTGPGCQPEAWARTVLLVAPGGLAGAAHVATGCSAPLGRSGGLTFGRVTRAAGPKAAPRARPPPPLPGGPPPVAAAASAPPSQARREQARALLRDGAAWLQEGNFERARRRFLEAIDVDPTLPEAFNGVGVTYRMRDDLPVALAWYKRSLAVDPDFGDAYYNMACVYALQGQTELALRYLQIAAVNGYATAEGIDEDADLSSLRGTPAYRALVKARL, from the coding sequence ATGGCTCACCCGCTCGCCCTCCTCGCCGCCCTCGCCGCCTGCGCCCTCGCCCCGGCGGCGCACGCGGCCCCGCCGCGCGTCCGGGCGCCAGCCGCACCCGTGGTGAGCGGCAGCTACGACTCACCGCTGGGGCGCGTGGAGGTGCGGGGCGATGGCACCTCCTTCACCGGCCGGCTGGTCGCGCCGGCCGGCCCGTGCCGCTTCGCCGCGGGCGAGGAGGTCCTGAAGGGCACCCTGCTCGACGACTCGCTGGCGGGCCAGGTGCGCCTCTGCCTCACCGGGCCGGGCTGCCAGCCCGAGGCCTGGGCCCGCACCGTGCTGCTGGTGGCGCCGGGCGGCCTGGCCGGCGCGGCCCACGTGGCCACCGGGTGCAGCGCCCCGCTGGGTCGGAGCGGCGGGCTCACCTTCGGCCGGGTGACCCGGGCCGCCGGCCCGAAGGCCGCGCCCCGCGCCCGGCCGCCGCCGCCGCTGCCGGGTGGTCCTCCCCCCGTCGCCGCGGCGGCCAGCGCGCCGCCCAGCCAGGCCAGGCGCGAGCAGGCCCGCGCCCTGCTGCGGGACGGCGCGGCCTGGCTGCAGGAGGGCAACTTCGAGCGCGCCCGGCGCCGCTTCCTGGAGGCCATCGACGTGGACCCCACGCTGCCGGAGGCCTTCAACGGGGTGGGCGTCACCTACCGCATGCGCGACGACCTGCCGGTGGCGCTGGCCTGGTACAAGCGCTCGCTGGCGGTCGACCCGGACTTCGGCGACGCCTACTACAACATGGCCTGCGTCTACGCCCTGCAGGGCCAGACCGAGCTGGCGCTGCGCTACCTGCAGATCGCGGCGGTCAACGGCTACGCCACCGCCGAGGGCATCGACGAGGACGCCGACCTCTCCTCGCTGCGCGGCACCCCGGCCTACCGGGCGCTGGTGAAGGCCCGCCTGTGA
- a CDS encoding serine/threonine protein kinase, protein MAEVWRATALEGPRAGQVVALKRLLPALAADPEYVELFRREAAVTRRLHHPAVVEVLDAGVADGAPYLVMDYVDGRNLREVLAQCARRGILLPLDFGAYLAHVLAQALDHAHAGLDRAGAPLGIVHCDVSPSNVFISRLGEVKLGDFGVALTPGAAKGRAGALGKIHYLAPEQLRGQAVTPRTDLFALGAVLFELLTNQRAFPGATVDEVGQRILRGQLRAPSELRQEVPFDLDALTLRCLAARPEDRWGSAADFAAELATRYDPAVGTPLAIAAVVRGLFGATG, encoded by the coding sequence ATGGCCGAGGTGTGGCGCGCCACGGCGCTGGAGGGGCCGCGGGCCGGCCAGGTGGTGGCCCTCAAGCGGCTGCTGCCGGCGCTGGCGGCCGATCCCGAGTACGTCGAGCTGTTCCGGCGCGAGGCGGCGGTGACCCGGCGGCTGCACCACCCGGCGGTGGTGGAGGTGCTGGACGCCGGCGTGGCCGACGGCGCGCCCTACCTGGTGATGGACTACGTGGACGGCCGCAACCTGCGCGAGGTGCTGGCCCAGTGCGCCCGCCGCGGCATCCTGCTGCCGCTCGACTTCGGCGCCTACCTGGCCCACGTGCTGGCCCAGGCGCTGGACCACGCCCACGCCGGGCTGGACCGGGCCGGCGCGCCGCTCGGCATCGTCCACTGCGACGTCTCGCCGTCCAACGTCTTCATCTCCCGCCTGGGCGAGGTGAAGCTGGGCGACTTCGGGGTGGCGCTGACGCCCGGCGCCGCCAAGGGTCGCGCCGGGGCGCTCGGCAAGATCCACTACCTGGCGCCGGAGCAGCTGCGCGGCCAGGCCGTCACGCCGCGCACCGACCTCTTCGCCCTGGGCGCGGTGCTCTTCGAGCTGCTCACCAACCAGCGCGCCTTCCCGGGCGCCACGGTGGACGAGGTGGGGCAGCGCATCCTGCGCGGCCAGCTGCGGGCGCCCTCGGAGCTGCGCCAGGAGGTGCCGTTCGACCTCGACGCCCTCACGCTGCGGTGCCTGGCGGCGCGGCCGGAGGACCGCTGGGGGAGCGCGGCGGACTTCGCCGCGGAGCTCGCGACCCGCTACGACCCGGCCGTCGGCACGCCGCTGGCCATCGCGGCGGTGGTGCGCGGGCTGTTCGGCGCCACCGGCTGA